Proteins from a single region of Desulfitibacter alkalitolerans DSM 16504:
- the argS gene encoding arginine--tRNA ligase: MNLIEQFVEKISQSLTGALEKAKSEGKINYETIPGFVVEVPREKNHGDFATNIAMLMAKEARKAPRQIAEIIVEGLELKDSDVERVEIAGAGFINFHLSVGWLHQILPVVAEMNARYGTSSHGRGRKVQVEFVSANPTGLLHMGNARGAALGDSTANLLKAAGYEVSKEYYINDTGNQIENLGKSLESIYLQKHGINAPFPEEGYHGEDLKDTVDKFIAKYGKKYVDTAEDLRRERLIEFALDEKLSHIREVLESFGVKYDVWFSEQSLHDSGELEKTISELKDKGYVYEKDGALWFESTRFGDEKDEVLVRSNGIPTYFAADIAYHKNKFERGFDWVINVWGADHHGHINRMKGSIEALGYNPDQLHIIIMQLVRLFRGGEIVRMSKRSGQYITLQELVEEVGADAARYFFVMRSADSHLDFDLDLAKSQSQENPVYYVQYAHARICSILRQAQEGKIQLKPANKIDYSLLTEEAELDLIRKIVELPENIVGAAKALEPHRLTKYAHELAGSFHSFYTQCRVLNDDKELEQARLALVNAVRITLRNVLHLIGIKAPERM, from the coding sequence TTGAATTTAATTGAACAATTTGTTGAAAAAATCTCCCAATCATTAACAGGGGCCCTGGAAAAGGCCAAGAGTGAAGGGAAAATTAATTATGAGACTATTCCAGGTTTCGTAGTTGAGGTTCCTAGAGAAAAAAACCACGGTGACTTTGCAACAAATATAGCAATGCTAATGGCAAAGGAAGCTAGAAAGGCACCCAGGCAAATAGCAGAAATAATTGTTGAAGGCCTGGAATTAAAAGATAGTGACGTGGAAAGGGTAGAAATAGCAGGGGCGGGCTTTATAAATTTCCATTTAAGCGTCGGCTGGCTCCATCAGATTCTTCCTGTTGTAGCAGAAATGAATGCCAGGTATGGTACAAGCAGCCATGGCAGGGGAAGGAAGGTCCAGGTTGAATTTGTTAGTGCCAACCCCACTGGCTTGCTGCACATGGGAAATGCAAGGGGTGCGGCCCTTGGCGATTCCACTGCCAACCTGTTAAAGGCTGCAGGATATGAAGTCAGCAAGGAATACTACATAAATGACACCGGTAACCAGATCGAGAATTTAGGCAAGTCTCTTGAGTCAATTTATCTACAAAAGCATGGCATCAATGCTCCCTTCCCAGAGGAAGGGTATCATGGTGAAGACCTTAAGGACACAGTGGACAAGTTCATAGCAAAGTATGGCAAAAAATATGTAGACACCGCTGAGGACTTACGAAGGGAAAGACTGATAGAGTTTGCTTTAGATGAAAAGCTGAGTCACATACGAGAGGTTTTGGAAAGCTTTGGTGTTAAGTACGATGTCTGGTTTAGTGAGCAGTCACTTCATGATTCAGGTGAATTGGAAAAAACCATTTCAGAGCTCAAGGATAAGGGATATGTGTATGAAAAGGATGGGGCCCTTTGGTTTGAGAGTACCCGATTTGGAGATGAAAAGGACGAGGTTTTAGTTCGGTCAAATGGCATCCCAACCTACTTTGCTGCAGACATTGCATACCACAAAAACAAGTTTGAAAGGGGATTTGATTGGGTTATTAATGTTTGGGGTGCTGATCACCACGGGCATATAAATAGAATGAAGGGATCAATAGAAGCCTTAGGCTACAATCCAGACCAGCTCCATATAATTATAATGCAGCTTGTAAGGCTCTTCAGGGGTGGAGAAATTGTCAGGATGTCCAAGAGGTCGGGCCAATACATTACCCTTCAGGAGCTTGTTGAAGAGGTTGGAGCAGATGCGGCCAGATACTTTTTTGTAATGAGAAGCGCTGACAGCCACCTTGACTTTGACCTTGACCTTGCCAAGTCCCAATCCCAGGAAAACCCTGTATACTATGTTCAATATGCCCATGCGCGTATCTGCAGTATTTTAAGGCAGGCCCAGGAGGGCAAGATCCAGTTGAAGCCTGCCAATAAAATAGATTACAGTCTATTAACTGAGGAAGCGGAGCTTGATTTAATACGTAAAATCGTGGAGCTTCCAGAAAATATAGTAGGGGCAGCCAAAGCATTAGAACCCCATAGATTAACAAAGTATGCCCATGAGCTGGCAGGCAGCTTTCACAGCTTC